In Oryza brachyantha chromosome 1, ObraRS2, whole genome shotgun sequence, the following are encoded in one genomic region:
- the LOC102700012 gene encoding disease resistance protein RGA5-like: MAAIAVSASVGVMKFLLPKLIALLCEEYKLQKSAKDDIKYLHDEMSSMDTLLIMLANKEVLDAEEKAWRNKVQELAYDMEDCMDQIMLKWPKIKRRDIAKRIKELKVHVQDAMERRDRYKLSELVTNKVVSTDDVASNPQQLAPNDEEDSLVGILRPKQKITSLLMDKEQKLKVVSIVGCAGVGKTTLANQVYLGIKGVFSCSAFVSLPQNPSMNKVFQYILSEVGFKTQESLDDEYALITEIKRCLQEQRYLIVIDNIWSEAAWNRISCAFPNGNNGSRIMITTCIEDLGRVCCQNLYGQIYKVEPLNDLDSRLLFFRRAFNNDGTCPEHFKKVSEEILKKCVGVPLAIISIANLLASQDPQGNMMIETWERTLSSLGYELETTPNLQWMRHVLSLSYNNLGPDLKTCVLYLCTFPEYSSIHKDDLIRQWIAGGLVTEKFGCAPYEIAERYFNNLINRSLIHPDDIDDCGMVISCRVHDLMLDLIISKSMEENFIAILDDQNTMRGSCDARRFTIHFNEHSKNTEKNLELMRSVSFKARSISFWGPIQCMLDISKFEYLRILQLEDKYSNTRTDSYNLTHICGFSQLRYLKMRGIPCKLPQKIGGLKYLETLDMDENARNFPSDVCKLKLMSHLAFKHAKIPNGIDKMVALRTLKVSNNYDTPIELYEALGSLRNLRELEFAVTFHLSRDEVVSLISSLKKLERYSLQSLILSNNGYSHDVGYLLSHWYPPPDHLRRLHFHVFEVFSCVPDWIAPLNKLRSLIMCVHELSRDGFDILARLPCLLLLKLSVQVVKEKDALVCSGTFQNLEEFWFRHKVPCLTFESHSMPKLRVMDIQFDEDCLHGVDDKILDGIDHLTSLMRFSAHISRPLPMSRRSFSGRISQVALLSPCDVEEESRNSEEDVEEEQGQSDEESRSSEGDVEKGQGQADEESRSVENEYVSGGDVQEGQGQIDKESQSVENEFHCTKRHVNERQEQIEEEDGEAPGMDNGCVQNYSFWEFLQRSPKKLKVWNSDDDYVTQGHAEVGQGQTDEEARGHRESAEAKLRRAISKHPGIPSINIDHVDWQRKFGFYI; encoded by the exons ATGGCGGCCATCGCAGTGAGTGCTTCAGTAGGAGTGATGAAGTTCCTACTCCCGAAACTCATTGCCCTGCTGTGTGAAGAGTACAAACTGCAGAAAAGTGCGAAGGATGACATCAAATATCTCCATGACGAGATGAGCAGCATGGATACTCTGCTCATCATGCTGGCAAACAAGGAAGTGCTTGATGCTGAAGAGAAGGCGTGGAGGAACAAGGTGCAAGAACTTGCTTACGACATGGAGGATTGCATGGACCAAATTATGTTGAAGTGGCCAAAGATCAAGCGCCGAGACATTGCTAAACGTATTAAGGAACTTAAGGTTCATGTTCAAGATGCGATGGAGCGACGTGACAGGTATAAGCTCAGCGAGCTTGTCACTAATAAGGTTGTATCCACTGATGATGTGGCCAGCAATCCTCAGCAACTAGCACCAAATGACGAGGAAGATAGCCTTGTAGGCATTCTCCGTCCAAAACAGAAGATCACAAGCTTGCTAATGGATAAAGAGCAGAAACTCAAGGTGGTGTCCATCGTGGGATGTGCTGGTGTTGGCAAGACTACCCTTGCCAACCAAGTATATCTGGGAATAAAAGGGGTATTTAGTTGTTCAGCTTTTGTGTCCTTGCCTCAAAATCCAAGCATGAACAAGGTTTTCCAATATATACTTTCAGAGGTAGGGTTCAAAACTCAAGAATCTTTGGATGATGAGTATGCTCTCATCACCGAAATTAAAAGATGCCTCCAGGAACAGAG GTATCTCATTGTGATCGATAATATTTGGAGTGAAGCAGCATGGAATAGAATCAGTTGTGCTTTTCCAAATGGTAATAACGGCAGTAGGATAATGATAACTACATGTATTGAGGATCTAGGCAGAGTATGCTGTCAGAATCTTTATGGACAAATTTATAAGGTTGAACCACTCAATGATCTTGACTCAAGACTATTGTTCTTCAGAAGAGCTTTCAATAATGATGGTACTTGCCCCGAGCATTTCAAAAAAGTATCGGAGGAAATTTTGAAGAAGTGTGTAGGGGTGCCGTTAGCAATAATTAGTATTGCTAACTTATTGGCTAGTCAAGATCCTCAAGGAAACATGATGATTGAGACATGGGAGAGAACACTGAGCTCTCTAGGTTATGAGTTGGAAACAACTCCTAATCTACAATGGATGAGACATGTTCTGAGCCTTAGCTACAACAATCTTGGTCCAGATCTTAAGACTTGTGTATTATATCTTTGTACATTTCCAGAATATTCATCAATTCACAAGGATGATCTGATCAGACAATGGATAGCTGGAGGTCTAGTTACCGAGAAGTTTGGATGTGCTCCGTATGAAATTGCAGAAAGATACTTTAATAATCTGATAAACAGAAGCCTAATCCACCCTGATGATATCGATGATTGCGGAATGGTGATATCTTGTCGAGTGCATGATCTAATGCTTGATCTTATCATATCAAAGTCCATGGAAGAAAACTTCATTGCTATATTAGATGATCAGAACACTATGAGAGGATCTTGTGATGCACGTCGATTTACCATTCACTTCAACGAACATTCTAAAAATACAGAGAAAAACTTGGAGTTGATGAGATCAGTTTCCTTCAAAGCCCGATCAATTAGCTTTTGGGGTCCTATTCAATGCATGCTTGACATATCGAAGTTTGAATACTTGAGAATCCTGCAGCTTGAAGACAAATACTCAAACACTAGAACTGATAGCTATAATTTAACTCATATATGTGGGTTTTCCCAATTAAGATATCTTAAGATGAGAGGAATCCCATGCAAACTTCCGCAAAAGATTGGAGGACTAAAATATCTGGAGACGTTAGATATGGACGAGAATGCAAGAAATTTTCCATCAGATGTTTGCAAGTTGAAATTGATGTCACATCTTGCTTTTAAACATGCAAAGATTCCCAATGGCATAGACAAAATGGTAGCCCTCAGAACTCTCAAGGTCTCAAATAATTATGATACGCCAATAGAGTTGTATGAGGCCCTTGGCTCTCTGAGAAATCTAAGAGAGCTCGAGTTTGCTGTGACTTTTCACTTGTCAAGAGATGAGGTTGTTTCACTGATCTCATCTCTCAAGAAACTTGAAAGGTACAGCCTCCAGTCCCTGATTCTTAGCAACAATGGTTACTCACATGATGTCGGTTACCTTCTGAGCCATTGGTACCCTCCTCCAGACCATCTTCGCAGACTTCATTTTCATGTGTTCGAAGTCTTCTCCTGTGTTCCGGATTGGATCGCCCCACTTAACAAGCTCAGAAGCCTGATCATGTGTGTTCATGAGCTCTCAAGGGATGGGTTTGATATTCTTGCAAGATTGCCTTGTCTCCTCCTACTTAAATTGAGTGTTCAGGTTGTCAAGGAGAAAGATGCCCTCGTTTGCAGTGGGACATTCCAAAATCTCGAGGAATTTTGGTTCAGACACAAGGTGCCATGTTTGACATTTGAGTCACACTCGATGCCCAAACTGCGGGTTATGGATATACAATTCGATGAAGACTGCCTGCATGGAGTGGATGACAAAATATTGGACGGCATCGATCACCTAACTAGCCTTATGAGATTCTCGGCCCATATAAGCCGACCCCTACCAATGTCCAGGAGATCGTTTTCTGGACGAATAAGTCAAGTTGCATTACTTAGTCCATGTGATGTTGAGGAAGAATCACGAAATAGCGAAGAAGATGTTGAGGAAGAACAAGGGCAGAGCGACGAAGAATCACGGAGTAGCGAAGGAGATGTTGAGAAAGGCCAAGGGCAGGCCGACGAAGAATCACGAAGTGTGGAAAATGAGTATGTTAGCGGAGGAGATGTTCAGGAGGGCCAAGGACAGATCGACAAGGAATCACAGAGCGTTGAAAATGAGTTTCATTGTACCAAAAGGCATGTTAATGAGCGTCAAGAACAGATCGAGGAAGAAGACGGAGAAGCACCGGGAATGGATAATGGCTGCGTTCAAAACTACTCGTTCTGGGAGTTCTTACAGCGTTCCCC AAAAAAGCTAAAGGTTTGGAACTCAGACGATGACTATGTTACACAAGGACATGCTGAGGTGGGCCAAGGACAGACCGATGAAGAAGCACGAGGGCACAGGGAGTCAGCGGAAGCCAAGTTGAGGAGGGCAATCAGCAAGCACCCTGGCATTCCTAGCATTAATATCGACCACGTCGACTGGCAACgaaaatttggtttttatatatag
- the LOC102705295 gene encoding malignant T-cell-amplified sequence 1 homolog has product MFKKFSFEDISAQNQVKASVQRKIRQSIADEYPGLEPLLDDLLPKKSPMIVVKCQNHLNLVVVNNVPLFFNIRDGPYMPTLRLLHQYPEIMKKFQVDRGAIKFVLSGANIMCPGLTSPGGALDDEVEEETPVAIMAEGKQHALAIGYTKMSAKDIRTINKGIGVDNMHYLNDGLWKMERLE; this is encoded by the exons ATGTTCAAGAA GTTCTCTTTTGAAGATATATCTGCGCAGAATCAAGTCAAGGCCTCTGTACAGCGAAAGATTAGGCAAAGTATTGCTGATGAG TACCCTGGCCTTGAACCTTTGCTAGATGACTTACTTCCAAAGAAGTCGCCTATGATTGTTGTTAAATG CCAAAACCATCTGAATCTTGTGGTGGTGAATAATGTCCCACTGTTTTTCAACATCCGTGATGGTCCTTACATGCCAACCTTGCGCCTTCTTCATCAGT ATCCTGAGATCATGAAGAAATTCCAAGTGGATAGAGGTGCTATCAAGTTTGTTCTCTCTGGTGCAAACATAATGTGTCCTGGATTGACATCTCCTGGAGGTGCCTTGGATGATGAAGTTGAGGAGGAAACACCGGTG GCTATAATGGCTGAAGGAAAACAACATGCATTGGCGATTGGATATACAAAGATGTCAGCAAAGGACAT TCGGACTATCAACAAAGGAATTGGAGTTGATAATATGCACTATCTAAATGATGGCCTGTGGAAG ATGGAACGGCTCGAATAA